The Miscanthus floridulus cultivar M001 chromosome 6, ASM1932011v1, whole genome shotgun sequence genomic interval GGTCTGCTAGTTTATGCATATACTTGTTCAGCACAAGCGCTTGTTACCGTGCATATTTATTCTTCACTGAAATAAGCTGCACACTGGCATCTTAATGCTTGTTTCATCCCTGCATTTCAACTCCAACTCATGGTTTtatcaaaaaattaaaaaaaccctCCAATGAGTCTGTTCACTGGTTGATTTCTAGACTGATAagcctggctggtgctggtttgataAGCCACCGAAACAAAGGACGGCTGATAGGGTTTCTTTTCCTGCAGGTTACTCGGAACGGTACAGCTGCTGCTGCACTGTCCATCCGTCCGGATCTTGCATTGAGTTGACCATCATCACTGCTGCAGGCGTGCGTGCCGCACGCTCCCTGAAGTGTATGAAATATTATACGCACATCAACCATTCCACCCATCCAAGGAGGAATAAACAAGCCATTTGTCTGCTAATTTCCCTTCCCGAGAATCTACACATTCTTTATACAGGTGAAGTGGGGGAACTGCTGTGCACTACAAAAATATTGCCTTTGTAGTTCGTACAGATAACAACTATTTTTTTTCTGATAAGGCATAACTAACTACTTGAAAACTGGATAAAAACTGCTAAAAAAGTTCTTGGAATTCTTAAGAATATACAGGGATAAGTGAGCTTGTGCATTCCACCTTTTGTGCCATCCccctcaggccttgtttagatcacttccaaattctaagtttttttactctctctccgtcacagcaatttttagccgtttgcatggagcattaaatgtaggtaaaaaaaataactaattacacagtttagttgaaaatcacgagatgaatcttttgagcttagttggttcacgattggacaatatttatcaaataaaacgaaaacgctactattcatcgggttgcagttttttgcaatctaaacatggcctcagTCACATTTCGGTACAACACTGGAAAGTCGATCTTTCTAAAATCTTCAGAATAATAACAAATCCTAGTACTGGTATTTCTATGTTTGTTTATTTCGCAACAGGTATCAATTGTCTATATAAGGGGTGCGTTATGGTATCTGTACTATAGTCTGGCAAAGTGGTAAGAAAGACTGACGAGAAATCAGAATTTATTTTTGTTAGGGACCAATGCGTTCATGAAGGGAGCCACAACCATTATGATGGGCATTCATTTTCAACCACCTTTACCAGCATACACTTTCATCATGGAATTTGATCATGGCTGGAATCTTTGGTTTCAGCAGGCTCATAACTTTCTTTcaaggaaaatgctcccatggAATTCTCTTTATCTCCAGGGTTACAGGTTTGAAAGCTTCCTCCTCTTTGGTGATCGAAATTGTTACAATATGTAATTCTCCTAGTAATATTTCGACCTTAAACACTATTACACTACCCTGAGAAATTGTGCTGCCTAAACTAAAGTGCCGGGACTCGAAAGCTCTTGAGTCCTTTGTGCTTAATTAACTACTGTTTAATTTGTATTCACATGGCATGCTTTTACCAAGTCCACTCCAATGCTGTCACCGACAAATTTTGCCTGGCATGCATCACCCACAATGTTGACTGCTAAGGCTGTTTTAGTTAGACGAAATTTGGGAATTTAGCTACggtaacactttcgtttttatttgataattaatattcaatcatagactaattaggctcaaaatgttcatctcgcgatttccaaccaaactgtgcaattagttttttttcatctacatttaatactccatacatgtatcataagattcgatgtgatgaatactgtagcattttttaggAAAACTTTTTGTAACTGAACAAGGCCTAACAGTTGTTCACCCTCTCCACTGTTAGTCTAGGCCATGAGCAGCACTCACATGCCACAGCATACTAGTCCAAAGCCACAAACACCCAGATATACAATATACAAATTATAACAAGCCAGTCAGGGCAAAGCACTAGGCAGTAAAAGCCTAAAAGGTATTACATTACACTGTTTGATAACCCTCTCAAGTTGCCCCTACTTTCAACAACACATCTAAGTCAACACCATGATTCACTCTTGATACAGGCGAAACCATACGAGCAGTAAAATAatggaaggaaaaaaaaaacgaaaaaaaAGGTAGCAGGACTGCATCACCATTACCATGGTCCATCACCAACCTCTAGATTATAGGATTGTAGCTCATCCCTACATGACAACACAGCCCTTGGTGTTCTCATCACTGAACATGGTCTCCACATCCCCATTGCTGGCTGGGTAACCAGCACTGCCAGGATGGGGATGGTAGTAGTAATTGTAAGGGTTATAGTAGCCAGTGTAAGGGCTGATCTGGGGAGAGGAGTGGTACATCATCTGCGGCTGCTGCTGGGGCTgatgcatcatcatcatgttgCTGTTCAGACCCCTCAAATTGTTCATCATCGCGGCCGTCGCTGCAGGGTGATGATGGTACCCCTGCATGCTCGCCATGAGGTTGTtgctctgctgctgctggagaTGCTGTTGCTGAAGACCTCCATAGCCGGCGGCGGCATAGGACGGGTGGTTGAAGCCTGTGTAGCCTTGGAAGCCAGGAGCAGCACTGCCGGCTCCCAAGCCATGGCTCAGGCCCAACATGCCACTCATGGCACCAGTGTTCCTCTGGGCACCATTAGCCGCCATCTTGgcgttcgccgccgccgccgccatgttgATCGCATTAGCATTCTTCTGGTTCTGGACTCCGCCGCCCATCTTGGCATTTGCAGCTGCCATGTTGATCACATTTACATTCTTCTGGTTCTGGTGGTGGTTGTTCTGGTGATGATTGGCTCCGCCACCATTACCTTTCTTGCCATTGCCACTGTTGTGGTTATTGTTGACAGCAGCATTGTTCCCGTTCTTGTTCTGGTTCTGATGGTGGTTGTTGCTGTGGAATCCGAGCTGGCTCATCTTGTCCCCAAGGAAGCGAAGCTCCTCCTCATAGTCGTCGTCAAACTCATCGTCCTCGTCATCATACATGTCATCATCCTCCGAGCTGAGCTCAGGGAGCTGGTGCTTGTTGCTGTGCAGGTTCTTGAATGCCTTGAGGCCCTGCATGAGGCTCCCAACCCCTCCTTGCTTTCCCTGCTCCTTCTGGCCGCCATTGTTGTTCTTGTTGTGCCCATCCTTGCCCGGATTGGCACCTTGCTTCTGCTGCTGTTGATGCTGCTGGTGGCTCTGCTGCTGCTTCTGCTGGCCATTGTTGCCCTTGTGGCCCTGGTTGCCGCCGCCCTTCTGCTGTGACCACAGCTCCGCATGCTTGCCGCCCCTGGTGAGCTTCCTGATCAAGGTCTCCGAGTCCACATCGCCTGTCACCGACACCTTGTGGTTGTCCACATCAATGGCCACCGAGTACACGCCTGCCATGAGATGAGATGCAGCAGAGAGAGGTCACAGGCCGCTCGTGAGCAACGGTAACTAGTAATTACCATGTACTGTGTCACCGATTGGCGATTGCATGCATATCACAAGATGTGGGCTTGTGCAGTGAGTGGCGTTGCGATCCAGAGTACTTTCCTGCCCATCCATTTGAATGAACGGGCAGGAAATTTCACCTCAACCTGAGGTGAAAAGTCTGGGGCTCCCTATTTACTATAGCTCAGTAAAATAAAATGCACACCATCTCTAAAACCGGAATCAAGTTTTAGCGGTTCCTATCTTTGGTTCTCGTAAGGTAGAAGGATGGTATTAACAATCAATCTGGTCTGAACATCAAGTGCCCGTTACATGGAAAGGCGGGATCTCTTGTCGTGTAAACACATTTAGCAAGACACAGGGGTGGTTGCAAGTGGACAAAGCTCTCGGTTTTTATGGCCGGGCAGAAAAGATATTGGCAGTGAAGTGGCCGTCAAGGAAAAGGAGAACTGAAAACAAAGTACCACACCACCTTAGAGTAAGGCGCTCTTCTGTAGGAGGCCAAGAaattgtgtgtgtgtgggtggcaGTAAACCTGTGTGTGTGCACGAGAGGGAGAGAAAGagtgagagggggggggggggggggggggggggggggggggggcggaggAGGAAGTACCTTCGATCTTCTGAAGAAGCTTCTTGACCTTGTGCTTGCACCCGTCACAGTGTATGTTCACCTTCAGCACATGGTTCTGCAAGAAACAAGCGAACAAGGCCCAAGAACAGTTCGAGTCAGCTCTCACTCAAGAAGCCACATGACttgtagagagagagggagagggagagagagggaaacCTGGATCTTGACCAGCTTGAACTCCTCGTCCTTGGTCATTCCGTCCGGGGAGCACTACTGTGAGCAAGTCGctgcttgtgtgtgtgtgtgtgtgtgagagagagagagagagagagactgctGGCTGCTGGGGgataagagaagagaagagaagagacggacggaggaagaggaggatgggGCAGCTGATGGTGGGGAAGTGGAGGAGTGATAGTAGAGTCTCTGTTCTTGTTCTTGTGCTTGTGCCGTTGCAGGTGAAGCCACTACTCACTTCCCCCCGCCCGCATTTAAAAGAATGGCTCGGCAACGCTCCTCTCggcctcaccctcaccctcacctgggccctgctggctgctggctctCTCTCCCCTCCTATATATCTCAGTGACCTGACCGAGACCGACCCTCTCACACACCCACATGGGCGCGCCTGGGCTTTGGCTTGGGCCTTCGTCTCCCTCGCCCTCCTTGGCTCCTGCCTGCCTGCCCCACCGCTGTGGGAAAAATATATTGCGACGCCCTGTACTATATATATACAGCCATGCCCACACCACACTCTCAGCTCTAGTACCTCTCTCCTATCGTTAGAATAGTGTGGTAAAACTTCACTTTTGTACTCCCTCCAGAACATTGTCCGGAGAGTCAAGAGAGCGAGGGGAAGCAAGGCGCCAAGGCCTGTGTGCGCGTCCCATTTTGCAGGCTGACACTGTACTGTACGTCGCGTGTTCAAAGCTAGAATTACGTTTTTTTTGTACGTTTTTTTTGAACGGACGGAGTACATTGCTATACAGTTTACGGTCTGCCACGGGACCTAATAGCATGCAACACATAATACAGTATTACTTATTGCCTGGAAAATTGGAAATTACTTGTATGTAATCACCTTTCACTCTTTCAGGGTGCCAAACTGCACCGAAACATGAAGCAATTGCGATACTGGACTGACTGGAGCTAAGCCACGTACAACAGTTGCGTGAGGCTGGGCGGGCGATGCTCGACGCAGAGAGGGCAGTCCGTCAGAGCGGAGGTAATGAGGGGTGACCTGGCCTATTTCCAACCGGAAACAGTGTTTTACCAAATTAGGTCAGCAGTAAATAAGTTACGATAACCTTCCGAAGATGCTGTGGTCCTTGCTCTGCCGCTGTGTCCGTGCGTGCGTGCTGCGAGCGGGGTGCCGTGTGCGCGTCGGAGTTTGGGCTCCGCACCAAAAACCTGTAAAGAGGGAGCACCGCGGGGTCCATCTACAGCATATAAAAATGTACTCTCTCCGAAAAAAACGCTACATCTGTGAATTACGTTTTTTTTACGGAGGAAGTATTTTATTACTGATAGTACGCTGCGTTTTTCTTTCTTGAGGATTTTTACTTATTTTATATCGTCTGTGTGTGCTGCGGAATGTGGAGTGGAGTACCCGTATAGTAGTGTCTGACTAGTTGCTGGTGAGAGCATAGTAGTGTCTGACTAGCTGGTGGTGAACAGCGCCCTGTAGCTTATATGTATCATTTGTTAGTTTTGATAATTTGTAAAGCTTAAGTTTTGTCTTATAATATACTGTCAGTTGCTTAAATATCATCTCAAAGCCACTCTGGATGCAATTTCTATACATTGGGCGTGTATATTGTTTGTTATTTGTTGATAAAATTTGTAAGGCTTAAGTTTTCTCTTTTCAAAGACATTGCTGGATATATAGGGGGTACTACAATTAGAGGCTGTCacttttgttcaataaaaataccCATTTTTTTTCTAGGCAGTGAGTAACCCATACTTCAGTGCATTTCATTATTTTGTTTGCTGTACAGTGTGTATGATGTGTCCTTTCTTCAGATCTCAAACTTTCAGAATCAGAGACTCCCTTCAGATCTCAAACTTTCAGAATCAGAGACTCCCATCGTCCTTGGGAAAATAGCCGCACTCCCAGCTGGACGGACGCGGCTGCATTTACAGGAAGCAACGAACTCTAGTGCTGTGTCCTGATCTCATTTTCCCCCAGAAATTGCATGCATGCTTTATACTAGGAGTACCATTTGCGTGATGTAGTTTGATTTTGCTCGACGCAGTAATAATAATGCAATGCAAGGTCGCCAGCACGACAACATTGCAATGCAGCCAGCCAGCCCTACATGTACGGTGTACCCTATGCAAATGGAATACTAACACGGGGTCCCACATGTCGGCCGTGGAGCAGTTGCGAAGCCTCGCACCTTGCTGTCGGGGTTGGGTGCAGGTGCAGCGTTTGCTTTGGTGGCATGAATGCATGGTGACTGGTGAGAGTGAGAGGGAGGAGCAGGTGGGTAATGGGGGCGTTTAATACCGAGGGAAGGGACGAAGGAATTGAAAGCTTGAGGCAGGTATGCAGTCGAACAGCGACGCGACGATGGCCTGCCTGCCTGTTCTCCTTACTCCAAAGCTCTCTGTCAGTCTCCAGTGGCTTGGTGCCGTACGTGCGCTGCGCTGTAGTAGATCTTTGCTTCACGTCACTGAAGATGCAGGCCTCTATGACGAGCACACTGCTCGTCCTCGTCCACGTCCAGTCCAACAGGTACGTAGGAGTACTCTGTATTTGCGTTGTACTCGGACCTCGGAGATCGATCCTCGCTGTCGCTGGTAACTCGTGGTAAATGCTTGCAGTCGTAAAACGAACCCCTGCCGTCGTTGTACCGATCGAGCTGCTGTGTTTGGTTCGAGAAATTTGAGAATTttgttactgtagcattttcgtttttatttgataattagtgtttaattatagattaattaggctcaaaacgttcgtcccacgatttccaatcaaactgtgtaattaattttttttttgtctatatttaatgctcaatacatatatcgtaagattcgatgtgatacctACTGTAACACTTTTCGAAAAACTTTTTAGACAGCCGGATTTGACGCGGCagcagtgctgctgctgctgctgcggtgcagCATGCCTTGGTTTTTACTACAGAGATCACTCACGATCTGCGCGGATACGCAGCGGGAGTTCACTATTCACacgagctgctggtaagcggcacGTTAAGTTTGGCCTCGTTTAACTTATAAATCATGAGTAAAAATATTATTAATtagtttggtgtaagagaaaaataatatttattagCTAATAAGTCATAGCTTATAAGCTAAATACGATAAAGCGAACATGCTGAACGTAAGGACATCAGCAAGGTATGGAACCAACCCCGGTTCTATAGGTTAGACGTTATTTCACCTGTTAAACAGATTAAGACCATGCTCGCTTGTGCTATTCACTCGGCTTTAATCCATACAAATCAGTtggggaacagtatttttctctcacaataaaccagccgTAGCAGCagtaagggcctctttggcacggcttatgcctgCTGGCtttggcttcatctattttgcgtaaatcgaggcactgtagcgtgaagccgttttgtaagccgatgttaaaatgaactagaagccgagaaaagccagtttttctgacTTCACCGGCTTTAACTTCACCGGTGAAGTCATTTttgatgagccgtgccaaaggggctTAAGTCTTGCCGAACATGGCCTAAAAATCGCCACAATGTATGGAACCAGGCCTGACTCTATAAATGAGACCCAccacatttaaaaaaaaatacaaaatctaGCCCAACTACCCTTCCTCAGCACTTGTCGAGTCGACGTCCTCCCTCGTCTCTCACTCTCTCCGTCGCGAATTCCTCGGTTCGCTTCGTatctaaggctgtgtttagttggatgaaatttgggaatttggctactgtagcactttcgtttttatttggcaattagtattcaatcatggactaattaggctcaaaacgttcgtctcgcgattttcaaccaaactgtgcaattagtttttttcgtctacatttaatgttctatacacgtatcgtaagattcgatgtggtagctacggtagcactttttggaaaaagtttttggaactaaacaaggcccaaagaAACTTCCTCCGTCCGCAACTTCCTCTATATCCTCTCCTCGATAGCTGGCTGGTATGGCGCGCCTCCATCTTCGGAGGCTCTGAGCGGGCCTCCATCTTCGGAGGCCCCGAGCCCGCCGCTGCCACACGGTCGTTCGACGCTAGATCTATGGGCCATGGGGTTGCAAGGAtggggccatggcggcggcggcgactagGTGCAGAGGGGTTCTGGCCAACGACGGGGCCAGGTACCCGGACGGGCCACCGGTGCTGCCGCCGCCGACAACGACATCTTCGACGGGAGCATCAACGGTAGGAAAGAGAAGGTTGGGAGAGAGAGAGCGTGATTTCTTTTTTGTTTCGAGCCAGGTTCTATAGAAGGGaccgtgaagggtcgagatggcgactagagggggggtgaatagtcttttctaaaacttaatcgcgtcggctaaccgatataaatgcggaattaaaactatcggtctagccaagactataccacactatatatgttcactagcaccttgcaaagataacaattatgcaacaaaggtgccgggctagctagagctctcctaaacaattctaggagcaatgtcacacaaacctatgccactagtactttaagcaacaagggagctcctacacatgctagtaagcaaaagcacaaagctaactaagctcactaacaatgctcaataacaaggcaaccaatgcctaattagagagcgcaaatacttagttacacaaactaagcaatgtgactaacaaggttactaaaaccaaattagccacgcaagagagctacttctatgctacacaagcaagaaggtaattagcaagctacacaagctatctaattacaagagcaactacacaagcttaatatgtataaaagtaattgcaagcttgtgtaatggggatacaaaccaacgggaagaacaaggttgacacgatgatttttctcccgaggttcacgtgtttgccaacacgctagtccccgttgtgtcgaccgctcacttgatggttcggcggctaatcagcatcacccgctaagcccgcacgtcgggcgccgcaagaacccaccccgatagtgagggtagctcaatgacacgctttactaaagttgctcttcacgactcccgtggggcgagcacaagtacccctcacaagcacttctccggagcgccgcacaagcttcttgcgggcttccatggagaccaccaccaagccgtctaggaggtggcaacctccaagagtaacaagcaccaccggcttgcaactcgatcacctagtgccactcgatgcaacctctcgatgcaatcgtactagaatcgctcactcacacaatcgaatgatcgctatcaagtatgtgtgagatggagggctcctaagcactctcaagcatggacacaaagtcccccaaggtgctcagcaccagccatggccgagggccacttctatttatagccccaagggctaaactagccgttaccccttcactgggcaacggtcgggccgaccggacgctccggtcgtgttgaccggacgctggacctcagcgtccggtcgctcacagacgaccacgtggcccggttccaacggtcacttgacctgaccggacgctccagcttcaactgaccggacgctgaacccccagcgtccggtcgtttccagtaagcttctgagcatgaccggacgtgtccggtcgaacgcgatcggacacagccagcgtccggt includes:
- the LOC136457849 gene encoding heavy metal-associated isoprenylated plant protein 37-like, with product MTKDEEFKLVKIQNHVLKVNIHCDGCKHKVKKLLQKIEGVYSVAIDVDNHKVSVTGDVDSETLIRKLTRGGKHAELWSQQKGGGNQGHKGNNGQQKQQQSHQQHQQQQKQGANPGKDGHNKNNNGGQKEQGKQGGVGSLMQGLKAFKNLHSNKHQLPELSSEDDDMYDDEDDEFDDDYEEELRFLGDKMSQLGFHSNNHHQNQNKNGNNAAVNNNHNSGNGKKGNGGGANHHQNNHHQNQKNVNVINMAAANAKMGGGVQNQKNANAINMAAAAANAKMAANGAQRNTGAMSGMLGLSHGLGAGSAAPGFQGYTGFNHPSYAAAGYGGLQQQHLQQQQSNNLMASMQGYHHHPAATAAMMNNLRGLNSNMMMMHQPQQQPQMMYHSSPQISPYTGYYNPYNYYYHPHPGSAGYPASNGDVETMFSDENTKGCVVM